The DNA window TGAGCTCGCCCTGCTCGAAGTAGATGGCCTTCTGAGCTTCCTCACGGTTGAACGCCAACGACAGCGCCTGCCGGAACTTCGGGTCGCGGAACACCTTGCGGAGCTCCGGGTCCTTGACGTCGTAGTTGACGAACCACATCGAGCTCGTGCCCGAGCCGCCGTCCCAGAGCAGCAGGTCGAGACCGCTCTGCTTCTCGGTCTGCCGGAACGTCGAGATGTCCGACAGCCCGACCTTCATGAACTGGCCCTGGACGTAGTCGACGCCGCCCTGCTGCATTCGCAGCTTGCCGACCTCGGGGTCCTGGACCGCGGTGAAGACGACCTCGTCGATGAACGGAAGCTGCGAGCCTTCCTTCGTCACCACGTAGTAGTAGGGGTTGCGCTCGAACGTGATGCTCTGCGCCTCGCGGTAGTTCTTGACCCGCCAGCCGGCCATCGTCGGGCAGTCCGCGTTGCGGGTGAAGTCGACCTTGGTCTCGAACGCGCCACCGGCAGCTGCCCAGTTCTTCGGCGCGGACTTGTTGTACTTCGGGTGGAACTGCTTGGCGTAGTGCGCCGGGACCATCCACCACGGGCCGTTCTGCATGGGCCCGTTGACCCACATCGCGATCCGCTGCGCGGTGAGAGGAGCGGGTGCGTCGAAGGTCATCTTCAGCGTGACCTCGTCGACGGCCTCGAACTTGGCCAGCGTGTTCTTGCCGGAACGGGCCTCGTCCGGAGCAACCTCGGTGTGCTCCTCGTTGATGACGATGTCGTCCCACCAGAACATGATGTCGGCGGTCGTCCACGGCTCGCCGTCGGACCACTTGAGGCCCTTGCGGAAGTGGAACGTCCACTCGCTGGCGTCCGCGTTCATCTCCCAGCTCTCGGCGAGGCCGGGGATGATGTCGAGACCGTCGTTGATGAAGCGGATGATCTTGTGGCCGCAGAAGAACTCGCCGATCGAGCTCGCCCGGTCTCCGGACGTCGTCTCAGCCAGCATCTGCATCTTGCCGCCGTACTTGCCCTCCTGCACCCAGTTGTGCGGGACGACCAACGGCTTCTCGGGCAGTCGATCCTTGATCGGCGGGATCGCACCGGAGTCGGCCTGCGCCTTGAGGAGTGGGGACTCTTTGAAGGTGGCGGGCACCGGCAGCGGCTCCTTGGCGGAGCCCTTGCCACCGACCGCGCCACCTGTTCCGCCGGTGCCGCTCGTGTTGCCACCGCTGCCGGGGGTCGAGCCGCCCCCACCGGAGCAGGCGGCCAGCATGACCGAACCGGCCGCGATGGCCGTGCCGTAAAGGATGGTGCGACGGCTCACCTGGGGGTTGTCGCTCATGGGGTTCTTACTCCCTTCCCTTCAGCGGGCTGAGGGATCTTGCAGCACGCGGTCCCTCCGTGGGACGAAGGCGTCCCGACCAGCTGCTTGCGGGGTACCTAGACAGTACGAGTGTTGTACGTGGTGCGCAGACCTTAGGCGCTTTTATCACTTCGCAACTTCTTCGACGCGCCGTCGTGCCTGCGGGCACCGTGGGGAGGGACCTACCGGACGGCGCCCGGTCGGTGTGGGTGCGATGGAAACAGCGAGGATCCGGCCGTTGCCAGGTGTCCGCACATGACCTGGCCACGGACGGCCGGGTGGTCACGTGAGTCTCTGACAGCCGGGCGACGCGGTGCGCCGCGGGAAGCTCCCCCGGGGATCGAACGCCCTGCAATGGCTCATGGCTCGCTGCCGGCCGAGGTCGGGCCGGGCGAGGACGCTGGTGCCTTCGGTACGGGCAGCAGACTCGCGAACCATCATCAATTTCGAGACCATATCGTTGCGCTTTTGCCACAGCTCTTCGTCGGGGCCGGCCTTGACCGGTTCCCGTGCAATTTCGGGCATGTTAATGCCGAGAGGCCGCCCGGGCAAAGGCCCTGGATGATCACAGTTCTCACACGGTGTGATCGGCTACCCCCTGTCAGAGCTCGGCTGCGGACGGTCGCTGGATCGGGTCTGGATCGCTGTCTGGTTTGGTGGATCTCGTGCCTGAACGTCCGTCATGTCGTGAGTCTGGCATCGGTCCCACTCCGGGACCACCGGTGCATGACGGACCTGACACTCCGTAGC is part of the Tenggerimyces flavus genome and encodes:
- a CDS encoding ABC transporter substrate-binding protein is translated as MSDNPQVSRRTILYGTAIAAGSVMLAACSGGGGSTPGSGGNTSGTGGTGGAVGGKGSAKEPLPVPATFKESPLLKAQADSGAIPPIKDRLPEKPLVVPHNWVQEGKYGGKMQMLAETTSGDRASSIGEFFCGHKIIRFINDGLDIIPGLAESWEMNADASEWTFHFRKGLKWSDGEPWTTADIMFWWDDIVINEEHTEVAPDEARSGKNTLAKFEAVDEVTLKMTFDAPAPLTAQRIAMWVNGPMQNGPWWMVPAHYAKQFHPKYNKSAPKNWAAAGGAFETKVDFTRNADCPTMAGWRVKNYREAQSITFERNPYYYVVTKEGSQLPFIDEVVFTAVQDPEVGKLRMQQGGVDYVQGQFMKVGLSDISTFRQTEKQSGLDLLLWDGGSGTSSMWFVNYDVKDPELRKVFRDPKFRQALSLAFNREEAQKAIYFEQGELTSGTLSPKAKEYLVNDQGKQAYQEWRDAWVKYDPEAAKKLLDEIGVVDKDGDGLRELPSGKKLKLSIDYSANADPEHIAKDNLLLQNWKAIGVDGTTNPISPEGFNELWDNGSLMVHSNWEVGDGPNHLLYPQWLVPLEQSRWAPLEGRMYSLRGTAAETQQLDRDPFARTPPRMEAEKGGPIEQLWNLYDKTKLEPDELKRTQSVWDMIKIHVEHGPFFSGTVANTPRVILKKKDLKNVPAKENLQLGGFANPWIHPTPSVYDVETYYWDNPDQHA